Proteins from one Thermobifida alba genomic window:
- a CDS encoding esterase-like activity of phytase family protein — MTRGARVWLAAVLLGAPAVTGAATDPGGPGQPVSPDASASEAVPEGTEQVFTLTDPRITESSGLAASRRHEGVYWTHNDSGPDHGPTLYAVDGDGATVATVWLAGDGVEARDWEAVALGADEAGEPAIYVADIGDNYQGGWPNVRVYRIPEPRNLVDQTVTATTFTFSYADGGRDAEGLLVDPRDNRLYVVTKEFAGGLYAAPDPLDPDGVNTLTRVGAAPLFATDAAFSPDGEYYAIRTYWSVTVYDASAGVPGRRIATVALPESEQGESLAFTPDGRALLVGSEGVQSPVWRVPLDEVLPAPEEEPSPSATEEADLSGGGGAGGLILIGIGVAVVAILAIVWLARRG; from the coding sequence ATGACCCGAGGCGCCCGTGTGTGGCTGGCAGCCGTGCTCCTGGGAGCTCCCGCCGTCACGGGAGCCGCGACCGACCCCGGGGGACCGGGCCAACCGGTGTCCCCCGACGCCTCGGCGAGCGAGGCGGTGCCCGAGGGCACCGAACAGGTCTTCACCCTCACCGACCCGCGGATCACCGAGTCCAGCGGGCTGGCCGCCTCACGGCGCCACGAGGGCGTGTACTGGACCCACAACGACAGCGGTCCCGACCACGGGCCCACCCTGTACGCGGTCGACGGCGACGGCGCCACGGTGGCCACGGTCTGGCTGGCCGGGGACGGCGTGGAGGCCCGCGACTGGGAGGCCGTCGCGCTCGGCGCCGACGAGGCCGGGGAGCCCGCGATCTACGTCGCCGACATCGGCGACAACTACCAGGGCGGCTGGCCGAACGTGCGGGTCTACCGGATCCCGGAGCCGCGGAACCTGGTCGACCAGACCGTGACCGCCACCACGTTCACCTTCAGCTACGCCGACGGCGGCCGGGACGCCGAGGGCCTGCTCGTCGATCCGCGCGACAACCGCCTCTACGTCGTCACCAAGGAGTTCGCGGGCGGCCTGTACGCGGCCCCCGACCCCCTCGACCCCGACGGTGTCAACACTCTCACCCGCGTCGGCGCCGCCCCGCTGTTCGCCACCGACGCCGCGTTCTCCCCCGACGGGGAGTACTACGCCATCCGCACCTACTGGAGCGTGACCGTCTACGACGCCTCCGCGGGCGTGCCGGGACGGCGGATCGCCACCGTGGCCCTGCCCGAGAGCGAGCAGGGCGAGTCGCTCGCCTTCACCCCCGACGGCAGGGCGCTGCTGGTGGGCAGCGAAGGCGTGCAGAGTCCGGTGTGGCGGGTGCCGCTGGACGAGGTGCTGCCGGCCCCGGAGGAGGAGCCGTCGCCCAGTGCGACCGAGGAGGCGGACCTCTCCGGAGGAGGCGGTGCGGGCGGCCTCATCCTCATCGGGATCGGCGTGGCGGTCGTGGCCATCCTCGCCATCGTCTGGCTGGCGCGCAGGGGGTAG
- a CDS encoding Uma2 family endonuclease → METSPRSAATDPEDVLRAWQELDVPDGWRAEIIDPGKISLLSPPSNPHNFIVELLQEALFPARPAGTGLYQTVGLWIASIGRLFIPDLTVVPRSVIRTTKAPTAAEHALVVVEVTSRDNADDDRVKKLAGYARGMVPLYLLVDAWDPSGPSVTLYENPRSGGYDLAHRVPFGRPITLPAPFDVEIDTTEFPPGADW, encoded by the coding sequence ATGGAAACGAGTCCCCGTTCTGCGGCGACCGACCCAGAGGACGTGCTGCGCGCCTGGCAGGAGTTGGACGTGCCCGACGGTTGGCGGGCCGAGATCATCGATCCGGGAAAGATCAGCCTGTTGTCCCCTCCCTCGAACCCGCACAACTTCATCGTCGAACTCCTCCAGGAGGCCCTCTTCCCGGCCAGACCGGCGGGCACCGGCCTCTACCAGACCGTGGGGCTGTGGATCGCGTCCATCGGCAGGCTCTTCATTCCCGACCTCACCGTGGTCCCGCGGTCGGTCATCCGCACGACGAAGGCCCCGACCGCGGCGGAGCACGCCCTGGTCGTCGTGGAGGTCACCTCCCGGGACAACGCCGACGACGACCGGGTCAAGAAGCTCGCCGGGTACGCGCGCGGCATGGTCCCGCTGTACCTGCTCGTCGACGCCTGGGACCCGTCGGGACCGTCGGTGACCCTGTACGAGAACCCCCGCAGCGGGGGCTACGACCTGGCGCACAGGGTCCCCTTCGGCCGACCGATCACGCTGCCCGCGCCGTTCGACGTGGAGATCGACACCACCGAGTTCCCACCCGGCGCGGACTGGTGA
- the thpR gene encoding RNA 2',3'-cyclic phosphodiesterase: MMRLFTAVVPPAAVLDALGTAVEAARPTARALRWAPREQWHVTLLFLGEVPDERVDAVAEELGRVAVRHPAMSLSLRGGGTFPTKPVRSRVLWAGLDGDTEALTALANDLRDAAAGLGIPVEDRRYTPHLTVARARITTNLTAPHARLDTLATEPWRAGEVHLVHSRLGGTPRYRTIATWELA, encoded by the coding sequence ATGATGCGCCTGTTCACCGCTGTCGTCCCGCCCGCCGCCGTGCTCGACGCCCTGGGCACGGCGGTGGAGGCCGCGCGTCCCACGGCCCGCGCCCTGCGCTGGGCGCCCCGCGAGCAGTGGCACGTGACGCTGCTGTTCCTCGGCGAGGTGCCGGACGAACGGGTCGACGCGGTGGCCGAGGAGCTGGGCCGGGTGGCCGTCCGGCATCCCGCGATGTCCCTCAGCCTGCGCGGCGGCGGCACCTTCCCGACGAAACCGGTCCGCTCCCGCGTCCTGTGGGCGGGACTGGACGGGGACACCGAGGCCCTGACCGCGCTGGCGAACGACCTGCGCGACGCCGCCGCCGGACTCGGCATCCCGGTGGAGGACCGCCGCTACACCCCGCACCTGACCGTGGCCCGCGCCCGCATCACCACCAACCTCACCGCCCCGCACGCCCGCCTCGACACCCTGGCCACCGAGCCCTGGCGGGCGGGCGAGGTGCACCTGGTGCACAGCCGACTGGGCGGCACCCCCCGGTACCGGACCATCGCCACCTGGGAACTAGCCTGA